The DNA window CGGCGAGGACACTCTCGTCCCCCTCGCTGGCACCCAGCTCGAAGTACTCCGCCAGGTCGTCGATCTCCTGGCCGAGCTTCTGACTCAGCTCGAGCTTGGACTCTACCTGCGCACGCCTCCGGAGGACGGCCTGGGCCTTCTCGTTGTCGTTCCAGAACCCGGACGCAAGCGTCGTCTGGGTCAGGTCCTGGAGCATCCTTTCAAGTTTAGGGACGTCAAAGATGCCCCCTTAGCGCATCATGGCGCCTTTTGAGGTCGACGATTTTGTCGCGGGTCTCGGACAGCATGGCCGGGGGATCTATTCCATCCGGTGAAGAAGCGCCAGCTCCAGCGCACGCCTCCCCAGCCCACGACCTCGAAGAGGCCGCGGCGCTGCATCAGGGATCGAGATCCTGCCGGATGGTCGTACGCAGCGCGGACAGGGAGGCTTTCAGCGTCTCGATCTCGCGCTGACGCTCGGGCTGGACGAGCCCATCGTCCATCATGTCCAGATACGCCCGAGCGTCGTCCCAGAGCGGCCGCGCCCGCGCTCCGGCTGGGACCTGACGACGCAGCGCGGCCGTCATTTCGCGTACCCGCATCACGCGCTCGTGCGCTTCTCCGAGCGACACCTCACCCCCTGTGTACCGCTGGAGCAGCCCGCACTCGTAGGTCCCGCAGACCTTGGGTCGTGTTGCGTACACCCCGCAGACGGCCCCGTCCTGTCGCGGACAGGGCAACCGGAAGGCGTCGTACACCGGAGTCTGGATCAGCGGCAGCCGCAGGCGCTCCGCCAGCGGCAGCTCTGGCTCTTCCAAGGGCGCGATATCGAACAACAATCCCGTACAGCACAGACCACAGATCACGCACACGTCGGATCCGCTCGGCCTCGCCTGGACACCAACCCCTGGTTCGGGTGCGCCCGGGCGATCGGCTTCGGATGGGTACGGGGAACTCGAACCAACCTGGCTCACGACGTGCAGTCTACACGCCCCCGAGCGCTTTGCCCTTACTTCGCCTGGGCAGGCAGGCCTGGAGGCGCGGTTCGAGCGCCTGGTAAACCTCTCTCAACGTCGCCGAGAGCGCCCGCAGACTTCGCTCTCGAGGAGAGCTGCTCCGCCACAGCAGCGCGACCGTCCTTCCTGGCGCCGGTGCCACGAGCGTCCGGATGGCAAGATCGCCATGACGGTTCTCCGTGGGCAGCGACAGCAGCGGCAGGAGCGTCACCCCTGCCCCCGCAGCGGTCATCTGCACCAGCGTGGGCAAGCTCGTCGCCCGCAGCTCGGCCTCCTTTGCCCTGGCCTCCGCGCAAAATGGCAAGGCTTGCTCCCGGAAGCAGTGACCATCCTCCAGCAGCAGCACCGTCGCCCCGGACAGCTCCTCGATCTCCACAGGCCCGTCCCTCTGCGCCAGCGGATCTCCTTTCGCCATGGCCAGGACGAACGGGTCTCGCCCCAGGATCTCCTGCGCCATGTCCCCCAGATCGGGCTCCAGCGCCAGCAAGGCCGCGTCGAGCTCCCGTGCCCCGAGGAGGCCCCGGAGGACCGCCGTCTTTTCTTCGATCCAGGTCACCCCGAGGTCCGGATGGCGAACCCGCAGCGCCGGGACGAACTCTGGCAGCAGGTAAGGGGCCATCGTGGGGATCACCCCGATCCGTAGCTTACCCACCAACGGCTCTCCCAGCTGCACGGCCATGTCGAGCAGCGCGTCGGCCGCCAGCAGGATCTGCCTCGCATGCCCGAGCAGCTCTTCTCCCGCCGCCGTGGGCACCACCCGTCTCCGATCCCGCTCGAAGAGAGTCACCCCCAGCATCTCTTCGAGCTGCGCGATCTGAGCGCTCAGCGAGGGCTGAGACACATGACAGAGCGCCGCCGCCCGGTGGAAGTTGCGCGTCTCGGCGACCGCGAGCGCGTACTGCAACTGCCGTAGCGTGAACGGGTGCGGTGCGTGGCGCACGATAGGCTCACCCTATCACGACGATTGGCTTCTGGTATTGGCGAGGCCTCCGACGCAGCGCCATCTTCCCCATCGAAGCACGGAAGCAACACGCACCGGAAATCAGCCTTCAGGAGGACGACATGTACCGCAGCCCCAGTCCACTGCCCGCCGAGGCGCGCTCCCAGATCGTGGAGACCCTGAACGCGCGCCTCATCGACGGCCTCGACCTGCACAGCCAGATCAAGGTTGCCCACTGGAACATCAAGGGTCCGCATTTTGCTGCTCTGCATCCCCTGTTCGAGACGTTCGCCGTCAGTCTCGCGGAGTTCAACGACGCCATCGCCGAACGTGCCGTCACGCTGGGTGGCCAGATCCGCGCCACCGCCCGCCACGTCGCCAGCACCTCGACGATCCCCGACTACGACCAGAGCGCCACCCGCGACCTCGACCACGCGCGCCTGCTCGCCGACAGGTTCCAGAAGTACCTGGAGGGCCTCCATGCGTCCCGCTCCATCGTCGATCGGCTCGGCGACGTGGACACCTCCGACCTCCTGACCGGGATCATCGGCACCTTCGAGAAGCACACCTGGTTCTTGCGCTCCACGGTCGAGACCTGACCGAGCGCCTCTTCATCATCCCGTCAGCGGTACGGGTTCGCCATGTCGCTCGGGGGCGGAGGCGCCTCCGTCGCGGCCTTCTTCGCCGGCACCACCGGATTCGAACGCACTGGAGCTGGAGCTGGACTCGCCGCCTTGATGGGAGGCGCGCTCGGCGCTCCTCGCACCGCCTCCGCAGGGCGGTCGATGCTTTGCGGCGTGAGCGCCTCCGCAGAGGGCGCTCCGACCGGCTCGCCCAGGAGCGCGGCGCTCCCCTTCTCCGATGGGGGCCGCAACACAGCTGGGACGACCGCCTCGGCGGCGTCTGCAGGCGGCACCGCATGCCCCGGCGTGGACGCCCCCGTCTCCGTCACCGCGGTCGGCGTCGACGAGCTCCCCAGGCCCGCCCAGAGCGCCCCACTGCCCCCCAGCGCCAGCACGGTCACGGCGATGCCGGCCAACCACCCCCGCCCCCCTTTGCGTCGAGCCGCCACCATCGGCACGGCGGACGTCTGCCGGGTCATCGCCATCGACCCCGGTGTGATGCTCGGCTCCCTCGCCCCCGACGGTGGCTCGTCGGGAAGCGCGACCGGAATGATCTTCGACACCGAGCTGGAGCCAGCGGACAGGGTCCCGATGCTGCGCCCTCCCTCGCTGCTCTCTCCCCACGAACGAAGCTGCAGATCGGCCCCGCTCGACTCGTGCTGCAGCCATACACGCACACTCTCGCGCTGCGCAGCGATCTCCTGCCCGAGCAGCTCCTGCATCACGGCGGCCACCTGTCGTGGCGACGCCACCCCCTCGGGCAGCGACTCGCTCGCCGCACGCTCCAGCGCCTCTGCCATCTCGGCCGCCGTCTGGAAGCGCGGCTCAGGATACCGCTCCAGCGCCCGCGCGCACACCTCGTCCAGCGCCGCGGCCGCCTCGGGATTCGCATCGCGCAGGCGTGGGATCGGCTCGGTCATGATCCGGGTCAGCGTCGCTCCTTCCGAGTCTCCCTTGAACAAGCGACGCCCGGCCAGCGACTCCCAGAGCACCGTCCCCATGGCGAACAGATCGGAGCGCCGATCGAGCGCATCGCCCCCGGCCTGCTCGGGTGACATGTAGGCCAGTTTCCCTTTCATCCGATCGGGTCGCGTGCTCGACAACCGCGACGTCGCGCGCGCCACGCCGAAATCGGTCAAGCGCGTGCAGCCATCCACGCCGATCAGGATGTTCTGCGGCGAGCAGTCTCGATGCACCAGCGAGACCGGCCGCCCATCCGGCCCCAGAAGCTCGTGTGCCGCATGAAGGCCGACCAGGGCGTCCAGCATGATGCGCACCACCACCGAAGGAGACAGCGCGTTCCCGCGGCTCGCGGACCGAGCGAGCACGCGCGCCAGCGTGTCGCCCTCGATGTACTCCATCACCAGGTAGTAGCCGGCGTCCGTCGTGCCGATCTCCAGGATGGGCACCACGTGCGGGCTGTGGATCCCTGCCGCGAGCCGCGCTTCATCGAGGAACATGTCGATGAACTCACGCTCATTCGCCAGGTGCGGATGCAGCCGCTTGATCGCGATGAAGCGCTGGAACCCGCCCACACCCGCGAGGCGGGCGAGGAACACACTCGCCATCCCGCCGGAAGCGATCTCGCCGATCAGCTCGTAGCGATCGAGCCGCCGTCGCGCGTCGCTGGGATCGAGAAGCTTGACCTGGGGCACGGAGCCCTCCTCGCAGCAGGTGACCTTCGTGCAGACTAGAACGTCCCCCGAGCCCCGAGGAAGCCTCCTTCACCGGTTGCCCCCATGAGGGGCTCCACCCGCAGGCGTCCGGCTGCCTCCCGTCCCTTCGAGCCTCCCCAGTCGGTGAAAAACGCGGACACCACCGTCAGCACGCCGACGCCGGCCGTCACGCCGATCAGCACGTTGGTGCGCAGCTCCTTGGCGAGTCCGTCCTGGTACAGCGCACAGCTCGTCCCCTGGCCCGCACACCCTTGCCGGATCGCCTCCGAGCCTGGATTGTTGATCGTGTCGATCCCGCTCCAGGTCGTCACCCCGCCCAGCACGGCCGTTGCAGCCACCCCCCCGAAGAACACCCACCGCGGCAGCCCCCCACCGCTCTCCGACGCGACGCTCTCTCCCGCTCCTGCTGGCGCACCGGCGGTCGGCGCCTCCGCCCCAGCAGATGGACCTGCCGGCCCCCCCGTCACCTCTTCGGCTCCCGAGTGCGCCCCTCCCGCTGGCTCGCTCTGCGCGGAGGACAGCGCGATCTCACTGCTCCCTCCCGCCTTGGCGTCCACCTCGACCTGCCGGCTACCACCGCCCTGGAAGCTCGCGCTGAGGGTCGACGGCTGTGGATCGAGGTAGACCACCCAGCCCGTCGACGATTCCCCGTGGATGGCTCGCGTCCCCACCGCCAGCACGCACGCTGGAGCGCACGTCACCGTCACCTTGTGGAGCGCCGGGGCAAACCGCCCGAGCGCCTCCTTCACGAGCTTGAGGGTCCCCTCGTCGCTCGGATACCGCTGCTGCGCCAGCGCTGCGAGCGTCGCCGCACGCGACCCCTGCCCCGCTTCCGTCCGCGCGCGGATGGCTTGCCGCAGCGCCTGCGGGTTTGGCACGGCCTCATCCGCCTCCTCGAAGCGCGATGCTGCCAGCTCGGGCTGCCGCTCCTTGAGCGCCGTCACCCCCCCATCGAACGCCGCTGCGGCCCGCCGCACCTGGACGGCATCAGGCGCCTTGCCCACCTGCGGCGTTCCGGTCGCGGCTGGCGGCGCCTGCGTGGGCGCCTGCGTGGCACCAGGCGCCTTTCCCCCCTGCTGCGCGGCCGCTGCAGCCCCCCCGGTACCGTCTTCACCGGGGCGTGGCGCTGCAGCCGCAGCCGCCGTCACGAGAAGAACCGCCGCGAACGAAGCCCCCACGCTGACGCGCATCATCGCGGCAGATCCTGTCCCCCTTCCGCCCAGCGCGTCAAATTCAAAGGGCCGTTTGCACGCCCTGGGAGCTGCCCCCCCGCCGAGAGGTCAGGCTTCGTTCAGCACCAGCTCACGCAGCAGGTCCAGCCCCACGGAGCCCGCACCCAGCACCTTCCCGTGGAACGCCTTCAGATCGAACGCCTCGGCCTGTCGCCTCCGCATCTCCGCGCGCAGCTCCAGCATCACGCGCTCCCCGACCTTGTACGAGATCGCCTGCCCTGGCCAGCCCAGGTACCGCGTCACCTCGCTCCGCGCGTGGTCGCTGGCCATGAACGCGCGGCCCTCCATCATCTCCACCGCCGCCTCGTAGCTCCAGCGCTCTCCCCCGTGCGCCGGTGCGTCCTTCGGGATCGGCAGATCCAGGTGCATGCCGATGTCGATCACCACCCGGTACGCACGCATCAGCTTTGCGGCCAGCATCCCCAGCACATACTCGGGCTTCTCGAAGTACCCGAGCTCGCCCATGAGCTGCTCTGCGTAGAGAGCCCAGCCCTCTGCGTACCCCGAGTACATCACCAGGAAGCGGTGCACCCGGCTGAGCTGCTCCTCGAAGTAGACCTGAAGCCCGCACTGGAGATGGTGCCCCGGAAACCCTTCGTGGTAGGCGGTGCTGATCTCCCCGTACAGCGGCACCTGGCACACCTCGCCGGGTGCGTACCAGATCGTCCCCGGCCGCTTGAATCCTTCACTCGGCGGCAAGTAGTAAGCACCGAGCGCACCACCCGGCGGCGCCAGCTTCACCTCGATCCGACGGATCGGCTCCGGTACGTCGAAGTGGACGCCTTCCAGATCGGCGAGCGCGCGGGCCTGGCGCTCTCGCATCAACTCCAGAAACTCGTCCAGCGATCCAGCGCAGCGTGCAGGATCCTGCTCCAGCATCCGGATCACCTCTGGCACCGTCGCCCCCGGCTGGATCTGCTCGGCGAGCGCGGCCATCTCCGCCTCGATCCTCCGCACCTCCGCCCAGCCCCAGGCATAGGTCTCCCTCAGATCGATGTTCGCGCCGAGAAAGCGTCGTGAAGCCCGCTGGTAGCGCGCTTCTCCGACCCCGTCGACCTCGCTCGCGTCGGGCAGGTACGTCTCTGCGAGGTAGCGCGCGAGCTCTCCGAAGGTCCGCCGTGCGTTCTCCACCGCGGCAGGCAACCGCTCCAGAACCGCGACCGACACGCTCCCTGGCGTCGCTTTCTCCGCCGCCTCGGCCGTCGAGAGCAAGGTCAGGAAGAACGAGGATGGCCCCGCCTGGTGCTCCGCCTGGGTGATGCCGGCTTGCACCTGCCGCTTCGCCACCACCTTGCCCGATCTCCGCCCCTCCTCCAGAGACGCCTGGTAGCTCTTGGCGGCACGATCGACCGTCTCCAGCCGCCGGAGCACGGCTTCCCAGCCCGCGGCCGACGAGGTGTCCATCATGTCGAACACCATCCGCATGTGCTGCAGCGTCGAGTCGATGTTGTTCAGGTTGACGAGGTGCTCGCCGTGCGCCTGCTCGTCGAGGCGCTCGTCCAGGTAGTTCGCCATCACCCGCCGGGCGAGGCTCGCCCAGGGGTTGCTCGCCACGGGCGGCAGCGCATGGAGCCGCTCTCGAAACGACGTGAGCGTGGACCCCCAGGCGGCGACGCCGGCGGGGCTCCAGTCGTTCCAGGCGCCTGCGTCGCACGCGACACCCACCAGCGAGGCGTCCACCGGACACGCCACTGCGAAGGCATCGACGAATTCGTCACTGAGGGAAAAGATGGGGTCGCGCGAAGAAGAGGGCTCGGTCACGGCGGGGAGCCTACCAGACCTCCCGCCGTCCGATCACTCCTCGCCCCCGGCTGGCTGATGCGGTGGGTGCATGTGCATCCCGGACGACACCGGCTCCGGAGGGACCTCGCTCTGACGCCAGGAGGCGGGCAGGAGCTTCATCAGTTTGTTCGAGAGGTCGTCGAACAGCGAGTATGTCACCGGCGTCGCCAGCAGGGTGAGCAGCAGCGCGAGCGTCTGCCCCCCGATGATCACGAAGCCCGTCGCGCGGTTGGCGCCGGAGCCGGCGCCGCTCGACACCACCAGCGGGATCATGCCGGCCACGAAGGCGACGGTGGTCATCAAGATCGGCCGGAGCCGGTCGCGGTTGGCCTCCATGATCGCGTCGTACCGTGACATGCCGGATGCCCGCAGCTTGATGGTGTGATCGATCTGGAGGATCGAGTTCTTCTTCACCACGCCGAACAGCACCAGGATGCCCAGCATCGAGAATACGTTCAGCGACTGCCGGAAGATGATCACCGAGATGATCGCGAATGGCACCGTGAGGGGCAGCGAGATCAGGATGGTGATCGGGTGCAGCCACGACTCGAACTGCGCGGCGAGCACCAGGTACATGAAGATGAACGACAGGAGGAACGCGAGGAGGAAGCCCTGCGCCGCTCTGGCCAGCTCCTTCGAGGCGCCTACCGGACCGGCCGAGTAGCCGGACGGCAGCTTCATCTCCGCGACCGCCTTGTCCAGCGCGTCGATGACCTTCTGCTGCGAGTTCCCCGCTTCGAGGTTGCAGGTCAGCATGAACTGACGCTGGCGGTTGAAACGCTCGATACGGGAGGGGCCGCTCCCCTCGGTGAAGTTCACCACGTTGTCGAGGGTCACCGCGCCCAGCTTCGAGGTGGGGACCGTCATCCTGGCCAGACCCGCCTGGTCGGCGCGGTAGGTCGGTAGCGCGCGGGCAAAGACCTCGTACTGCTCGCCGCCCTCGTTGTAGGTCGACACCTTGTAGCCGCCGACCAGGAGCTGGAGCGTGGAGGCCACGTCGAGCACGGAGACGCCGAGATCCGCCGCCTTCTTCCTGTCGATCTGCGCCCGGATCTCCGGCCTGCCTGGCAGGAGTGTCGTGTCGGGATCGACGACGCCCGGGATTTTCTTGAGCCTCTCCAGCAGCTCCAGCGTGACCGCGCTGAGGCGCTGCATGTCGGGGCCCTGCACCATGTAGGCGATCTGGGCCTGCGCGCCGCCGCCGAACGCCGGGATCGGACTGACGCTGGTGCGCAGGTTCTCGGAAGCGAACTTCGGCAGCACCTCGCGCCGGCTGGCGTCGATGAGCTGCTCTTGCGACATCTTCCGCTGGTTGGCGGGGACGAGCTTCACGTAGAGGGTCGCCAGGTTCTGCGTGAGCTGCTGATCGTCACCGATGGTGGTCAGCGCGTAGGCCACCCCCGGCATCTTCTCCAGCTCCGACGCCATCCTCGTCGCGATGATGCGCGTCTGATCGAGGCTCGTCCCTTCGGGGGCACGCATGGTGACACCGAACTGGGACTCGTCCTCGACGGGCATGAAGTTGATGTTCGCGAACTTGCCGAGCACCGGGATCGAGAAGAGCGCGAGGACGCAGGTCACCACGATGACCCAGCGGTGGGCCATGCTCCAGCGGAGCATGACCATGTACACGCGCTCGATGGGGCCGTAGAACGGCGACTTCTTGGCGCCGTGCTGGCCGTGCCCTTCTCCCTGCGCCGGGCGCTTGAGGAAGCGCGCCGAGAGCATCGGGGTCAGGGTGAAGCTCACGATCAGCGAGACGGCGATGGCGAACGCCATGGTCAGGCCGAACGAGTTGAGGAACCGGCCGACGATGCCGGTCATGAACGCGACGGGGAGGAACACCGCGATGAGCGACAGCGTGGTCGCGAGCACTGCGAGGCCGATTTCCTGGGTGCCGCCGAAGGCCGCTTCCCAGGGCGAGATGCCCTTCTCCTCGATCCAGCGGTAGATGTTCTCGAGCACGACGATCGCGTCGTCGATGACGATACCGACCGAGAGGGTCAGCGCGAGCAAGGTCAGCCCGTTCAGCGTGAAGCCGACCACCTTCATCAGGGTGAAGGTGGCGATGATGCTGGTGGGGATGGCGATGGCCGAGATCAGCGTGCTCCGCGCGTTCGCGAGGAAGAGGTACACGATGATCGCCGCGAAGAGCGCGCCGAGCACGAGGTGCTCCTTCACCGCGTTCACCGAGTTCTGGACGAACTCGGACTGGTCGCGGGCGATCTCGATGGTGTAGCCCTCGGGCAGCCGCTTCTCGACGTTCGCGAGGCGCTCCTTGACACCACGCACGACGTCGATGGTGTTGGTGCCGCTCTGCTTCCGGACGTTGAGCAGCACGGCCGGGCTGGTCCCGCGGAAGCCGA is part of the Chondromyces crocatus genome and encodes:
- a CDS encoding zinc/iron-chelating domain-containing protein codes for the protein MCVICGLCCTGLLFDIAPLEEPELPLAERLRLPLIQTPVYDAFRLPCPRQDGAVCGVYATRPKVCGTYECGLLQRYTGGEVSLGEAHERVMRVREMTAALRRQVPAGARARPLWDDARAYLDMMDDGLVQPERQREIETLKASLSALRTTIRQDLDP
- a CDS encoding LysR substrate-binding domain-containing protein, whose protein sequence is MRHAPHPFTLRQLQYALAVAETRNFHRAAALCHVSQPSLSAQIAQLEEMLGVTLFERDRRRVVPTAAGEELLGHARQILLAADALLDMAVQLGEPLVGKLRIGVIPTMAPYLLPEFVPALRVRHPDLGVTWIEEKTAVLRGLLGARELDAALLALEPDLGDMAQEILGRDPFVLAMAKGDPLAQRDGPVEIEELSGATVLLLEDGHCFREQALPFCAEARAKEAELRATSLPTLVQMTAAGAGVTLLPLLSLPTENRHGDLAIRTLVAPAPGRTVALLWRSSSPRERSLRALSATLREVYQALEPRLQACLPRRSKGKALGGV
- the dps gene encoding DNA starvation/stationary phase protection protein Dps: MYRSPSPLPAEARSQIVETLNARLIDGLDLHSQIKVAHWNIKGPHFAALHPLFETFAVSLAEFNDAIAERAVTLGGQIRATARHVASTSTIPDYDQSATRDLDHARLLADRFQKYLEGLHASRSIVDRLGDVDTSDLLTGIIGTFEKHTWFLRSTVET
- a CDS encoding serine/threonine protein kinase, with amino-acid sequence MPQVKLLDPSDARRRLDRYELIGEIASGGMASVFLARLAGVGGFQRFIAIKRLHPHLANEREFIDMFLDEARLAAGIHSPHVVPILEIGTTDAGYYLVMEYIEGDTLARVLARSASRGNALSPSVVVRIMLDALVGLHAAHELLGPDGRPVSLVHRDCSPQNILIGVDGCTRLTDFGVARATSRLSSTRPDRMKGKLAYMSPEQAGGDALDRRSDLFAMGTVLWESLAGRRLFKGDSEGATLTRIMTEPIPRLRDANPEAAAALDEVCARALERYPEPRFQTAAEMAEALERAASESLPEGVASPRQVAAVMQELLGQEIAAQRESVRVWLQHESSGADLQLRSWGESSEGGRSIGTLSAGSSSVSKIIPVALPDEPPSGAREPSITPGSMAMTRQTSAVPMVAARRKGGRGWLAGIAVTVLALGGSGALWAGLGSSSTPTAVTETGASTPGHAVPPADAAEAVVPAVLRPPSEKGSAALLGEPVGAPSAEALTPQSIDRPAEAVRGAPSAPPIKAASPAPAPVRSNPVVPAKKAATEAPPPPSDMANPYR
- a CDS encoding DUF885 domain-containing protein, whose product is MTEPSSSRDPIFSLSDEFVDAFAVACPVDASLVGVACDAGAWNDWSPAGVAAWGSTLTSFRERLHALPPVASNPWASLARRVMANYLDERLDEQAHGEHLVNLNNIDSTLQHMRMVFDMMDTSSAAGWEAVLRRLETVDRAAKSYQASLEEGRRSGKVVAKRQVQAGITQAEHQAGPSSFFLTLLSTAEAAEKATPGSVSVAVLERLPAAVENARRTFGELARYLAETYLPDASEVDGVGEARYQRASRRFLGANIDLRETYAWGWAEVRRIEAEMAALAEQIQPGATVPEVIRMLEQDPARCAGSLDEFLELMRERQARALADLEGVHFDVPEPIRRIEVKLAPPGGALGAYYLPPSEGFKRPGTIWYAPGEVCQVPLYGEISTAYHEGFPGHHLQCGLQVYFEEQLSRVHRFLVMYSGYAEGWALYAEQLMGELGYFEKPEYVLGMLAAKLMRAYRVVIDIGMHLDLPIPKDAPAHGGERWSYEAAVEMMEGRAFMASDHARSEVTRYLGWPGQAISYKVGERVMLELRAEMRRRQAEAFDLKAFHGKVLGAGSVGLDLLRELVLNEA
- a CDS encoding efflux RND transporter permease subunit translates to MQWLAAVCIRRPVFATVIVLVLTVLGTFSYFGLGVDRFPKVDFPFVIVNTTLPGSAPQEVELEISDKIESAVNTISGIDELRSYSVEGLSQVIVQFALEKDPDVAAQEVREKIDLALGDLPKGIDPPVVMKMDPDAAPVLTLAISSSKGDVRAVTEFADKVVRRELESSSGVGQVMLIGGRLRQINIWIDPDKLQKFNLSAGAVTMALSAQNIELPAGRMEQGERALTVRTSGRVQSVDQMKDIMVAMRDGYVVRLGDVAEVQDGMAEPESVGFRGTSPAVLLNVRKQSGTNTIDVVRGVKERLANVEKRLPEGYTIEIARDQSEFVQNSVNAVKEHLVLGALFAAIIVYLFLANARSTLISAIAIPTSIIATFTLMKVVGFTLNGLTLLALTLSVGIVIDDAIVVLENIYRWIEEKGISPWEAAFGGTQEIGLAVLATTLSLIAVFLPVAFMTGIVGRFLNSFGLTMAFAIAVSLIVSFTLTPMLSARFLKRPAQGEGHGQHGAKKSPFYGPIERVYMVMLRWSMAHRWVIVVTCVLALFSIPVLGKFANINFMPVEDESQFGVTMRAPEGTSLDQTRIIATRMASELEKMPGVAYALTTIGDDQQLTQNLATLYVKLVPANQRKMSQEQLIDASRREVLPKFASENLRTSVSPIPAFGGGAQAQIAYMVQGPDMQRLSAVTLELLERLKKIPGVVDPDTTLLPGRPEIRAQIDRKKAADLGVSVLDVASTLQLLVGGYKVSTYNEGGEQYEVFARALPTYRADQAGLARMTVPTSKLGAVTLDNVVNFTEGSGPSRIERFNRQRQFMLTCNLEAGNSQQKVIDALDKAVAEMKLPSGYSAGPVGASKELARAAQGFLLAFLLSFIFMYLVLAAQFESWLHPITILISLPLTVPFAIISVIIFRQSLNVFSMLGILVLFGVVKKNSILQIDHTIKLRASGMSRYDAIMEANRDRLRPILMTTVAFVAGMIPLVVSSGAGSGANRATGFVIIGGQTLALLLTLLATPVTYSLFDDLSNKLMKLLPASWRQSEVPPEPVSSGMHMHPPHQPAGGEE